A section of the Sporomusaceae bacterium FL31 genome encodes:
- the rpsU gene encoding 30S ribosomal protein S21, which yields MSEVKVGKNETIDSALRRFKRTCQKAGTLAEVRKREHYEKPSVKRKKKSEAARKRKFKA from the coding sequence ATGTCAGAAGTTAAGGTAGGAAAAAACGAAACAATCGATAGCGCACTCCGCAGATTTAAACGTACATGCCAAAAAGCCGGCACCCTTGCTGAGGTAAGAAAGCGCGAGCATTATGAAAAACCAAGCGTAAAACGGAAGAAAAAATCCGAAGCAGCTCGTAAACGTAAGTTCAAGGCTTAA
- the dnaK gene encoding chaperone protein DnaK, with protein MSKVIGIDLGTTNSCVAVMEGGEPTVIANAEGARITPSVVGFSKTGERLVGQLAKRQAVSNPDRTIISIKRHMGTDYKVSIDDKKYSPQEISAMILQKLKADAEAYLGETVTKAVITVPAYFSDSQRQATKDAGTVAGLEVLRIINEPTAAALAYGLDKGEDHTILVFDLGGGTFDVSILELGDGVFEVKATSGNNRLGGDDFDERVMNWMIAEFKKEHGIDLSADRMATQRLKEAAEKAKIELSGVLTTNINLPFITADQTGPKHMDLNLTRAKFEELTADLVESTMGPTRQALSDSGLTAKDIHKVILVGGSTRIPAVQEAIKKFLGKEPHRGVNPDECVAVGAAIQAGVLVGEVKDVLLLDVTPLSLGIETLGGVCTKIIERNTTIPSSKSQTFSTAADNQPSVDIHVLQGEREMAAGNKTLGRFELSGIPPAPRGVPRIEVTFDIDANGIVHVSAKDLGTGKEQKITITSSGGMSKDDIERMVKEAEVHAAEDKQRKEEVEVRNNADSLVYQAEKTIKEIGDKADKALIDKVQEAADKLKETLKGSDIEKIKADTEELTKPLYELSAAVYQATEAQGEAEAGQAGANSTKDEKVVDAEYKVVDDEKK; from the coding sequence ATGTCAAAAGTAATCGGTATAGATTTAGGAACTACAAATTCATGCGTAGCTGTTATGGAAGGCGGTGAACCTACTGTCATTGCTAACGCTGAAGGCGCGCGCATAACACCATCAGTGGTTGGGTTTTCAAAGACTGGGGAACGCTTAGTTGGTCAATTAGCAAAACGCCAGGCAGTATCAAATCCTGACAGGACTATTATTTCGATCAAGCGTCATATGGGTACTGATTATAAAGTCAGTATTGATGATAAGAAATATTCGCCGCAAGAGATTTCAGCTATGATTTTACAAAAGCTTAAAGCTGATGCGGAAGCTTATTTGGGTGAAACTGTTACAAAAGCCGTTATCACCGTACCTGCTTATTTTAGTGACAGCCAACGTCAAGCAACTAAAGATGCGGGAACTGTTGCTGGCTTAGAAGTGCTGAGGATTATCAATGAACCAACTGCGGCAGCGCTGGCTTATGGTTTAGATAAAGGTGAAGATCATACTATACTAGTGTTTGACTTAGGCGGCGGTACTTTCGACGTTTCTATCTTAGAACTAGGCGATGGCGTTTTCGAAGTTAAAGCAACCAGTGGTAACAACCGTCTGGGTGGCGACGATTTTGATGAGCGTGTCATGAATTGGATGATTGCGGAGTTCAAGAAAGAACATGGTATCGATTTGTCAGCAGATCGAATGGCAACTCAACGCTTGAAGGAAGCGGCGGAGAAAGCTAAGATTGAACTTTCCGGTGTGCTGACTACAAATATTAATTTGCCGTTTATCACGGCCGACCAAACTGGTCCTAAGCATATGGATCTGAATTTGACTCGTGCTAAATTTGAAGAATTGACAGCAGACTTAGTAGAATCAACGATGGGGCCAACTCGTCAAGCATTAAGTGATTCTGGCTTAACTGCAAAAGATATCCATAAAGTTATTCTAGTGGGTGGCTCGACACGTATACCAGCTGTTCAAGAAGCTATTAAAAAGTTCTTAGGCAAAGAACCGCATCGTGGTGTAAACCCTGATGAGTGTGTTGCGGTAGGTGCTGCTATTCAAGCCGGAGTTCTTGTAGGTGAAGTTAAAGACGTATTGTTACTGGATGTAACTCCTCTTTCTCTTGGTATTGAAACACTAGGAGGCGTTTGCACAAAAATTATCGAACGCAATACCACAATTCCATCTTCTAAGAGTCAGACTTTTTCTACTGCCGCAGATAACCAGCCTTCAGTTGACATTCATGTTCTGCAAGGCGAAAGGGAAATGGCTGCCGGTAACAAGACACTTGGCCGTTTTGAATTGTCAGGCATTCCACCAGCTCCACGTGGCGTACCACGGATTGAAGTAACTTTTGACATTGATGCAAATGGTATTGTTCATGTTTCAGCAAAAGACTTGGGTACTGGAAAAGAACAAAAAATTACCATTACTTCTTCCGGTGGTATGAGCAAAGATGATATCGAGCGAATGGTCAAAGAAGCAGAAGTACATGCTGCTGAAGATAAACAACGTAAAGAAGAAGTTGAAGTGCGTAACAACGCAGACTCTTTAGTATATCAAGCAGAAAAGACAATTAAGGAGATTGGCGATAAAGCTGATAAAGCCTTAATTGACAAAGTTCAAGAAGCTGCAGATAAATTGAAAGAAACGTTAAAGGGTTCTGATATTGAGAAGATTAAAGCTGATACTGAGGAATTAACAAAGCCTTTATATGAATTATCAGCGGCTGTTTACCAAGCAACTGAAGCCCAAGGCGAAGCGGAAGCAGGGCAAGCAGGAGCAAACTCCACAAAAGACGAAAAAGTAGTTGACGCTGAATACAAAGTTGTGGATGATGAAAAGAAATAG
- the hrcA gene encoding heat-inducible transcription repressor HrcA — MLDDRKRKILQAIINDYVSTAEPIGSRTIARKYDLGVSPATIRNEMADLELLGYLEQLHTSSGRIPSAKGYRFYVDSLLSRPAISDNDISLISSWYNAKVRRIEEVFQETARIISRMTHNISLVLAPQISQSNFRYMQFLPLDEQRVIVVIVTDSGFVENKIIDIPEDTTFEELQRVALAINNRLTGLSLDSIKSSMFREIKSDIVPDSSIFETAFAVINSALTIDKKERVYLGGTTQLLSQPEFRDVEKMKNILLMLEEEQLLCDILHAQDAEGVVVKIGHENKYSGIKDCSMVQATYRIDGQVVGTIAVLGPTRMEYGKVMALLEFMHSHLGGILKKFKM; from the coding sequence ATGCTTGATGACCGAAAACGAAAAATTCTTCAGGCTATAATAAATGACTATGTTTCCACCGCAGAACCTATTGGTTCGCGAACGATTGCGCGAAAATACGACTTAGGTGTCAGTCCGGCTACCATCCGTAACGAAATGGCAGACTTAGAACTGTTAGGGTATTTAGAACAACTGCATACATCTTCTGGTCGTATTCCTTCAGCAAAAGGCTATCGATTTTATGTAGATAGCTTGTTGTCGAGACCAGCGATATCAGATAATGATATCAGTTTGATTTCTAGTTGGTATAATGCCAAAGTACGGCGGATTGAAGAAGTTTTTCAAGAAACGGCTCGAATTATATCACGAATGACTCATAATATTTCGTTGGTGTTGGCACCACAAATTTCTCAGTCTAATTTTCGGTATATGCAATTTTTGCCGCTTGATGAGCAACGTGTCATTGTTGTCATCGTAACTGACAGTGGCTTTGTTGAAAATAAGATTATTGATATTCCAGAAGATACAACCTTTGAAGAGTTGCAGCGAGTGGCTTTAGCCATTAACAACAGATTGACGGGGTTATCTTTAGACTCAATTAAGTCTTCGATGTTTCGGGAAATCAAAAGTGATATTGTTCCTGATTCCAGTATCTTTGAAACAGCCTTTGCGGTTATCAATAGTGCGTTGACTATTGATAAAAAAGAACGGGTATATTTAGGCGGCACAACTCAGTTGTTAAGTCAGCCTGAGTTTAGAGATGTTGAGAAAATGAAAAATATTTTACTCATGCTGGAAGAAGAGCAGCTATTGTGCGATATTTTGCATGCCCAAGATGCCGAAGGTGTTGTTGTTAAGATTGGCCATGAAAACAAATATAGTGGGATAAAGGACTGTAGTATGGTTCAGGCCACTTATCGGATTGATGGTCAAGTTGTTGGTACTATTGCTGTTTTAGGACCAACTAGAATGGAATATGGTAAGGTAATGGCTTTATTGGAGTTTATGCATAGTCATTTAGGTGGGATTTTGAAAAAGTTCAAGATGTAG
- the prmA gene encoding ribosomal protein L11 methyltransferase, with protein sequence MKWAEISIQTTHEATEAIADIFHELGSSGVVIEDPELVNSYRRSGTWDYCDIPEETDVEVVTVKAYLLVDEQLEEKMRIFEERVNELINHNLDKGQGNIKYQEINEEDWASSWKDYFHPIRVGEHVVIKPSWEEYEQVAGDLIIELDPGMAFGTGTHHTTAMCIRSLEEVIRPGSVVFDIGTGSGVLAIAAAKLGAQSVQAVDLDQVAVRVAKENVVINEVEQVVNVAAGDLLTGIHGQADVIIANIIADVIIKLVPDIPERLKDNGVLIASGIIVERLSDVTAAILNNNLTIDKVIEEGGWVAILVRKGGG encoded by the coding sequence ATGAAATGGGCCGAAATTAGTATTCAGACTACTCATGAGGCTACGGAAGCTATAGCCGACATTTTTCACGAGTTAGGTTCAAGTGGTGTAGTGATCGAAGACCCTGAACTGGTCAATTCCTATCGCCGCTCTGGTACCTGGGACTACTGTGATATTCCTGAAGAAACCGACGTTGAAGTAGTTACAGTGAAGGCCTATTTGCTTGTTGACGAGCAACTTGAAGAAAAAATGCGTATTTTTGAAGAGCGTGTAAATGAGCTGATCAACCACAATCTTGATAAAGGCCAAGGGAATATTAAATACCAGGAAATCAACGAGGAAGACTGGGCATCGTCGTGGAAAGATTATTTTCATCCGATCAGAGTAGGAGAACATGTAGTCATAAAGCCGTCTTGGGAAGAATATGAGCAAGTCGCAGGCGATCTGATTATTGAGTTAGATCCTGGAATGGCTTTTGGTACTGGGACTCATCATACAACCGCAATGTGCATTCGCAGTTTAGAAGAGGTAATTAGACCTGGTAGTGTAGTATTTGATATTGGTACTGGCTCTGGTGTGTTAGCTATTGCTGCGGCTAAGCTTGGAGCACAGAGTGTACAAGCTGTTGACTTAGATCAAGTTGCAGTAAGGGTTGCGAAGGAAAATGTTGTAATTAATGAGGTTGAGCAGGTTGTCAATGTTGCGGCAGGTGATTTATTGACCGGTATTCACGGTCAGGCTGACGTTATTATTGCCAATATTATTGCTGATGTCATTATTAAGTTAGTGCCTGATATTCCTGAACGGCTTAAAGATAATGGGGTATTGATTGCCAGCGGTATTATTGTCGAGCGGTTAAGTGATGTTACCGCCGCTATTCTTAATAACAATCTAACGATCGATAAAGTCATTGAAGAAGGCGGTTGGGTAGCAATACTGGTACGTAAAGGAGGCGGTTAA
- a CDS encoding histidine triad nucleotide-binding protein, with the protein MQADCIFCNIVNGKIPAKVVYEDKQIIAFHDISPAAPVHVLVIPKKHIANLLDVTIDDNQVIAHLMMSIPQIATQLGLAEKGFRIVINTKDDGGQTVDHLHAHILGGRFMTWPPG; encoded by the coding sequence ATGCAAGCTGATTGTATTTTTTGCAATATTGTTAATGGCAAAATACCGGCTAAAGTTGTTTATGAGGACAAGCAAATTATTGCTTTTCATGATATTAGTCCGGCAGCTCCGGTACATGTGCTGGTAATTCCTAAGAAGCATATCGCTAACCTTCTCGACGTCACAATAGATGATAACCAAGTAATCGCCCATCTTATGATGTCAATTCCGCAAATTGCTACGCAATTAGGCTTAGCTGAAAAAGGTTTTCGTATCGTTATAAATACTAAAGATGATGGTGGTCAAACAGTCGATCATCTCCATGCTCATATTTTAGGCGGTAGATTTATGACATGGCCTCCAGGCTAA
- the dnaJ_1 gene encoding chaperone protein DnaJ, with protein MSKRDYYEVLDIPRTASEDEIKKAFRKLARKYHPDVNRDNPKEAEEKFKEINEAYEVLSSAERRAQYDQFGHAAFDGGQGGGGAGGFGFGGAGGGFSDIFDMFFGQSGFGGRQSGPEKGSDLRYDLEISFEQAAFGMETEVQIPRTENCNTCHGTGAAPGTHPETCPQCKGTGQIQYAQNTPFGRMVNVKACDRCHGEGKIVHTPCKDCNGRGKIRAKRKIKIKIPAGVDNGSRLRVAHEGEAGLRGGPPGDLYVYIFVKSHKLFTREGSEVICEVPISFVQASLGDEIEVPTLDGKVKMKIPEGIQSGTVLRLKDKGIPYLRGQGRGDQHVKIKVLTPQKLTERQREILSDFAKSCGENVNPEQKTFFKKVKDAFGV; from the coding sequence GTGAGTAAACGCGATTATTATGAGGTGCTGGATATTCCTCGGACAGCGTCGGAAGATGAGATTAAAAAGGCGTTTCGTAAATTAGCGCGAAAGTACCATCCAGACGTTAACCGCGATAATCCCAAAGAGGCCGAAGAAAAATTCAAAGAAATAAACGAAGCATACGAAGTGTTGTCAAGTGCTGAGCGGCGGGCGCAGTATGATCAGTTTGGCCATGCTGCCTTTGATGGCGGCCAAGGCGGTGGTGGTGCCGGCGGTTTTGGATTTGGCGGGGCTGGTGGCGGCTTTAGTGATATTTTTGATATGTTCTTTGGGCAGTCTGGGTTTGGTGGTCGCCAGTCTGGTCCAGAAAAGGGATCAGATTTACGTTATGATTTAGAAATAAGTTTTGAGCAAGCGGCTTTTGGCATGGAAACTGAGGTTCAAATACCCCGGACAGAAAATTGTAATACATGCCATGGCACCGGTGCAGCTCCAGGTACGCATCCTGAGACTTGTCCGCAGTGTAAAGGAACTGGTCAAATCCAGTATGCGCAAAATACACCTTTTGGTCGAATGGTCAATGTAAAAGCATGTGATCGTTGTCATGGTGAAGGTAAAATTGTGCATACACCTTGCAAAGACTGTAATGGCCGCGGGAAAATTCGCGCTAAGAGAAAAATAAAAATTAAAATTCCTGCTGGGGTTGATAATGGCTCCCGCTTACGAGTAGCTCATGAAGGTGAAGCCGGTTTGCGCGGAGGTCCGCCAGGGGATCTTTATGTTTATATTTTCGTAAAATCGCACAAACTGTTTACACGTGAAGGTAGCGAAGTCATCTGCGAAGTTCCAATCAGTTTTGTGCAAGCATCCTTGGGGGATGAGATTGAAGTGCCGACCTTAGACGGCAAGGTAAAGATGAAGATTCCCGAAGGAATACAGTCTGGAACTGTTTTGCGCTTGAAAGATAAAGGAATTCCGTATCTAAGAGGTCAGGGCCGCGGTGATCAGCATGTAAAAATCAAAGTATTAACTCCGCAAAAGTTAACAGAGCGCCAGCGGGAAATACTAAGTGATTTTGCGAAATCTTGTGGTGAAAATGTAAATCCTGAGCAGAAAACTTTTTTCAAAAAAGTTAAAGATGCTTTTGGTGTATAA
- the groL_1 gene encoding 60 kDa chaperonin has protein sequence MNLKQAGSGAEVDERLAALITNANAVRAITAAVEGTIGPKGLDTMLVDRFGEVIITNDGVTILDKMDVNHPAAKMLINIAKAQQAEVGDGTTTATLMAGGLVAEGLNQVLRGVPVARVIEGVKYGVEQALEHVNHRARVLTDLQDPILRSIAMIAGREHQDIADLVVEAAQLIGFDKLAEKNFKLSDIITAQEGAGNEVFMGVVVDKERMSQEMPQELTDAKLLIIDDALEPEEIGDEALSTETGFKRYIDLQEEFKANIQKIIELGINIVLVDRGVHDIAEEILIDGNVMVVQRVNAKDLRRVAEHVGARMIKRTGLKKSTSDITKYIGYADKVYQDEKLEQVRVLGGKGKPMATILVGAATEEVVGERERIAKDAASSVQAAVKGGYVPGGGSIEIALARRVEQSREQIKGMAIYGVDCVVNALKRPLSQIVENAGYNPLEKVEEVIAAQGEKGVDSLGIDCDTGHIADMQEKGVIDPALVKINAIKAAGEVAVAILRIDTIIKKKEDHDKAAKSANTNEPGLPDF, from the coding sequence ATGAATCTAAAGCAAGCTGGCAGCGGGGCTGAAGTAGATGAACGTCTAGCAGCACTGATTACAAACGCCAATGCCGTACGTGCAATTACGGCTGCTGTTGAAGGTACAATAGGTCCTAAAGGGCTAGATACTATGCTGGTAGACAGATTCGGAGAAGTGATTATTACAAACGACGGGGTTACCATCTTAGATAAAATGGATGTTAATCATCCAGCAGCAAAAATGCTGATCAATATTGCTAAAGCTCAACAGGCTGAAGTCGGCGACGGTACAACGACTGCGACTTTGATGGCGGGTGGTTTGGTTGCCGAAGGATTAAATCAGGTTCTTCGCGGGGTACCGGTAGCACGAGTTATAGAGGGTGTCAAGTATGGCGTTGAGCAGGCTTTAGAGCATGTTAATCACCGTGCTCGTGTGCTTACTGATCTTCAGGATCCAATTTTGCGCAGTATTGCCATGATTGCCGGGCGCGAACACCAGGATATAGCTGATTTGGTTGTTGAGGCAGCACAGCTTATCGGATTTGATAAGTTAGCTGAAAAAAACTTCAAACTTTCCGATATTATTACCGCTCAAGAAGGAGCTGGTAATGAAGTATTCATGGGTGTAGTTGTTGATAAAGAACGAATGAGTCAGGAAATGCCGCAGGAATTAACTGATGCCAAGCTTTTGATCATTGACGATGCCCTTGAACCAGAAGAAATTGGCGATGAAGCCCTCAGTACAGAAACAGGCTTTAAACGTTATATTGATCTTCAGGAGGAGTTTAAAGCTAATATCCAAAAAATCATTGAATTAGGCATCAATATTGTTTTAGTAGATCGTGGTGTACATGATATCGCGGAGGAAATACTTATTGATGGTAACGTCATGGTGGTACAACGTGTCAATGCCAAAGACCTACGGCGTGTTGCAGAACACGTGGGGGCTCGCATGATTAAACGTACTGGCCTAAAGAAAAGCACTAGCGATATCACTAAATATATAGGATACGCCGATAAGGTGTATCAAGATGAAAAACTGGAACAGGTAAGAGTGTTAGGTGGCAAAGGAAAGCCAATGGCTACTATCTTGGTTGGTGCTGCAACTGAGGAAGTTGTGGGCGAACGTGAGCGGATTGCAAAAGATGCTGCATCAAGTGTTCAGGCTGCTGTCAAAGGTGGCTATGTGCCTGGGGGTGGGTCAATTGAAATTGCACTCGCCAGAAGGGTAGAGCAAAGCCGGGAACAGATTAAAGGTATGGCTATATACGGTGTTGACTGCGTAGTGAATGCGTTGAAAAGGCCATTATCGCAAATTGTCGAAAATGCAGGGTATAATCCTTTAGAAAAAGTTGAAGAAGTGATTGCCGCTCAGGGAGAAAAAGGGGTAGACTCTTTAGGGATTGACTGCGATACCGGTCATATTGCCGATATGCAGGAAAAAGGTGTGATTGATCCTGCGTTGGTAAAAATAAATGCAATTAAAGCTGCAGGGGAAGTTGCTGTAGCGATATTGCGAATTGATACCATTATTAAAAAGAAAGAAGATCATGATAAAGCTGCTAAGTCGGCGAATACCAACGAACCAGGTTTACCTGATTTTTAA
- a CDS encoding ribosomal RNA small subunit methyltransferase E yields MHRFFLAGLLTSEMIITGEDAHHINHVLRMKPADKILVVATDGQVGVAEIAGFNEHEVTVVLCETVADHSEPPVRVSLAQGLPKSDKMDYIVQKAVELGVSKLFPIAAERSVVKYDKNKQSARQERWQKIAIEAAKQCRRTRVPAVEPIQTLAELLSVLEPTTAVLMLYEGPAQTGIKDFLRDCQAEEYLVLIGPEGGFSAAEVQLCQQHHVQTITMGPRILRTETASLAALSLILYEKGDLGGC; encoded by the coding sequence TTGCACCGTTTTTTTCTTGCTGGGTTGCTAACATCTGAAATGATCATTACAGGGGAAGATGCGCATCATATTAATCATGTGCTCAGAATGAAACCAGCTGATAAAATACTGGTAGTAGCAACAGATGGACAAGTTGGTGTAGCTGAAATTGCAGGTTTTAATGAGCATGAAGTTACTGTTGTGCTTTGTGAGACTGTTGCAGATCACAGTGAGCCGCCTGTTCGGGTTTCCTTAGCCCAAGGGCTTCCTAAAAGTGATAAAATGGATTACATCGTTCAAAAAGCTGTTGAGTTAGGTGTTAGTAAACTCTTCCCGATTGCTGCTGAACGAAGTGTCGTAAAATATGATAAGAACAAACAATCTGCACGTCAGGAACGATGGCAGAAAATTGCTATTGAGGCTGCTAAGCAGTGTAGACGGACCCGTGTGCCGGCGGTAGAGCCCATTCAAACTCTTGCCGAACTCCTTTCTGTTCTAGAGCCTACCACTGCGGTTTTAATGCTCTATGAAGGGCCTGCGCAAACAGGCATTAAAGATTTTTTGAGAGACTGTCAGGCTGAAGAATATCTGGTTTTAATTGGGCCGGAAGGCGGGTTCAGTGCAGCTGAAGTGCAATTATGCCAGCAGCATCATGTACAAACTATTACCATGGGACCGCGTATTTTACGAACCGAGACAGCTTCTCTGGCAGCGCTTAGTCTTATCCTTTACGAAAAAGGCGATTTAGGTGGCTGCTAA
- a CDS encoding tRNA (N(6)-L-threonylcarbamoyladenosine(37)-C(2))- methylthiotransferase MtaB: protein MPRVAFTTLGCKVNQFETEVMEGLFKQRHYEIGEFEQPADVYVINTCSVTHLGERKSRQLIRRATRLNPAAIIAVTGCYSQVSPEQVENIPGVNIIIGTKERYKIVDLVETAAIHREQINIVTNIMDAQEFEDIPLFDSPGRTRAFLKIQEGCTNFCTYCIIPYARGPLRSRALDSIANEAQKLVEAGFKEIVLTGIHLGAYGRDLHDTVNLVDAVKTVLNVSGLKRLRIGSLESIEVSDELIDLMQSDIRLCRHLHLPLQAGDDHVLSAMNRHYTTNEFKQLVEDIMRRVPDIAISTDVIVGFPGETEEMFRNSVDFIDKLNLAKIHVFPYSRRKGTPAAGFDNQVSEDEKKQRVIVMQKLAHEKAELYRHNFIGCHADVLFEAKAQAVISGLTGNYIRVYADAASLDEGIIYPVKLEKPYKDGLWGSVTN, encoded by the coding sequence TTGCCACGAGTTGCGTTTACAACTTTGGGGTGTAAAGTTAATCAGTTTGAGACAGAAGTGATGGAGGGGTTATTCAAACAGCGCCATTATGAAATTGGTGAATTTGAGCAACCAGCTGATGTATATGTTATTAATACTTGTTCGGTCACCCATTTAGGTGAACGCAAATCACGGCAACTGATTAGACGGGCAACTAGGTTGAACCCAGCTGCAATTATTGCTGTTACAGGCTGTTATTCTCAGGTTTCGCCAGAGCAAGTTGAAAACATACCTGGGGTTAATATTATCATAGGGACTAAAGAACGTTATAAAATAGTTGACTTAGTTGAAACAGCAGCAATTCACCGGGAACAAATTAATATAGTGACAAATATTATGGATGCGCAGGAGTTTGAGGATATTCCGCTCTTTGATTCTCCGGGGCGGACTCGAGCTTTTTTGAAAATCCAAGAAGGCTGCACAAATTTTTGTACCTATTGTATAATTCCTTATGCCCGCGGACCGCTGCGCTCAAGAGCGTTAGATAGTATTGCAAATGAAGCGCAAAAACTAGTTGAAGCCGGTTTTAAAGAAATTGTGCTCACTGGGATTCACTTAGGGGCATATGGACGGGATTTGCATGACACTGTCAACTTGGTTGATGCTGTCAAAACTGTTTTGAATGTCAGTGGCCTGAAACGCCTGCGAATTGGGTCGCTTGAGTCTATTGAGGTTTCGGATGAATTAATTGATCTCATGCAAAGTGACATACGACTATGCCGACACTTGCATTTACCGCTGCAGGCAGGCGATGATCACGTTCTTTCGGCAATGAATAGGCACTATACAACGAACGAATTTAAGCAACTTGTTGAAGATATCATGAGACGTGTTCCTGATATTGCTATCTCAACAGATGTTATTGTGGGTTTTCCAGGAGAAACTGAAGAGATGTTTAGAAACAGTGTTGATTTTATTGATAAACTTAATTTAGCTAAAATCCATGTTTTTCCTTACTCGCGACGAAAAGGGACTCCAGCCGCAGGATTTGACAATCAAGTTTCTGAAGATGAGAAAAAGCAGCGAGTAATCGTTATGCAAAAATTAGCTCATGAAAAAGCTGAGTTATATCGACATAACTTTATTGGCTGCCATGCTGATGTTTTGTTTGAAGCAAAAGCACAGGCTGTGATCAGCGGTTTAACGGGTAATTATATACGTGTATACGCAGATGCAGCATCGTTGGATGAGGGAATTATTTATCCTGTTAAATTAGAGAAGCCCTATAAAGATGGTCTTTGGGGCAGTGTAACAAATTAA
- the grpE gene encoding protein GrpE produces MTDKKYTSEAECVSEVDEQANSDAADRAETQTEEVCFDYREVEKMMAVIEEKNRLLQEHADRIKRLQADFDNFRRRTKQEKEDLSSLVVQNLIKELLPLLDNFERAMTAESSQDTAALRSGVEMIYRQFSSVLEKNGLEPIPAVGLPFDPQFHEAIMRVEDCSQPEGTIVDELQKGYSVRGKVVRPSMVKVIG; encoded by the coding sequence GTGACTGATAAAAAATATACTTCAGAAGCTGAATGTGTTTCTGAAGTGGATGAACAGGCTAATTCTGATGCTGCTGATCGTGCCGAAACACAAACTGAGGAAGTTTGCTTTGACTATCGTGAAGTTGAAAAAATGATGGCAGTCATTGAAGAGAAGAATCGCCTGCTGCAAGAACACGCTGATCGTATAAAACGTTTGCAAGCTGATTTTGATAATTTCCGCCGTCGTACTAAGCAAGAAAAAGAAGATCTGTCTAGCTTAGTTGTGCAGAATCTTATTAAAGAATTGCTGCCGCTTCTTGATAATTTTGAGCGTGCAATGACTGCTGAATCCAGCCAAGATACTGCGGCACTGCGATCCGGGGTGGAGATGATTTATCGCCAATTTTCAAGCGTTCTTGAAAAAAATGGTTTAGAACCTATTCCAGCAGTGGGGTTGCCGTTTGATCCGCAATTTCACGAGGCCATTATGCGGGTTGAAGATTGTAGTCAGCCAGAGGGTACTATTGTCGACGAACTCCAAAAAGGTTATAGTGTGCGGGGGAAAGTTGTTCGCCCCAGCATGGTAAAAGTTATTGGTTAA